The following proteins are encoded in a genomic region of Candidatus Rokuibacteriota bacterium:
- a CDS encoding DUF4440 domain-containing protein: MAKKATKTVAKRSVKKAPAKTAPKGPSAAEAIHKLGLAFMKGVSTKNSQALVSAFYAPDAVLMPPNQPALEGRQNIRLALQGMMDAGVTSLKLETIATGSSGDLAWERARYTLSMTPPDGAPVQDTGKSLVVYKRQPNGQWLAIVDMYSSDQPA; this comes from the coding sequence GTGGCCAAGAAAGCGACGAAGACCGTGGCGAAGCGATCCGTGAAGAAGGCGCCCGCGAAGACCGCCCCCAAGGGGCCGAGCGCCGCCGAGGCAATCCACAAGCTGGGCCTGGCGTTCATGAAGGGGGTAAGCACGAAGAACTCCCAAGCTCTCGTGTCGGCGTTCTATGCCCCCGACGCCGTCCTGATGCCGCCGAACCAGCCCGCACTGGAGGGGCGCCAGAACATCCGCCTTGCCCTCCAGGGGATGATGGACGCCGGGGTGACGAGTCTCAAGCTGGAGACCATCGCCACCGGCAGCTCGGGCGACCTGGCCTGGGAGCGGGCCCGGTACACGCTGTCGATGACACCCCCCGACGGCGCTCCCGTGCAGGACACCGGCAAGTCTCTCGTGGTGTACAAGCGCCAGCCCAATGGCCAGTGGCTGGCCATCGTGGACATGTACAGCAGCGACCAGCCGGCGTAG
- a CDS encoding cysteine hydrolase, with product MKLDPRATVAVAIDMHRGHLDPAVATLPLSAARCGPVIARAADLFARLRALGVPIVHVVTEYRDAAEIACNPFWKAIHDDPAQARKGILRHNLAGSPGTEIIPALLAGGDLVVRGKKRYSAFHATDLEFLLRSRGAGTVILAGINTTSCILCNAFEATNRDFTVVIASEAVDSMDGEEMHRFALRLMGATVGWPLTNAEIVTALSA from the coding sequence GTGAAGCTCGACCCGCGCGCGACGGTTGCCGTGGCCATCGACATGCACCGGGGGCACCTCGACCCGGCCGTCGCGACGCTGCCGCTCTCCGCCGCCCGTTGCGGCCCTGTCATCGCCCGGGCCGCGGACCTCTTCGCCAGGCTCCGGGCCCTGGGCGTTCCCATCGTGCACGTCGTTACCGAGTACCGCGACGCCGCGGAGATCGCGTGCAATCCGTTCTGGAAGGCGATCCACGACGATCCGGCCCAGGCGCGGAAGGGCATCCTCCGCCACAATCTCGCCGGCAGTCCCGGCACGGAGATCATCCCGGCGCTCCTCGCCGGGGGCGATCTCGTCGTCCGGGGCAAGAAGCGCTACAGTGCCTTCCACGCCACGGACCTCGAGTTCCTGCTGCGGAGCCGCGGCGCCGGCACCGTGATCCTCGCCGGCATCAACACGACCTCCTGTATCCTGTGCAATGCCTTCGAGGCCACCAACCGGGACTTCACCGTGGTCATCGCCTCGGAGGCGGTGGACTCCATGGACGGCGAGGAGATGCACCGCTTCGCCCTCCGCCTCATGGGCGCCACCGTGGGATGGCCGCTGACCAATGCCGAGATCGTCACCGCTCTGAGCGCCTGA
- a CDS encoding DUF1446 domain-containing protein: MPSSDVLRIANCSGFYGDRLSAAREMVEGGPIDVLTGDYLAELTMAILFKSRLKKPETGYATTFLAQMEQVMGACLDRRIRVVANAGGLNPAGLAQALGGVAAKLGLTPRIAHVTGDDVLGRLGAWQQAGHPLAHLDRGRPLKDLKASVVTANAYLGGWGIAEALARGADIVITGRVTDAALALGPAAWRFGWKRDDWDRLASAIVAGHIIECGAQCCGGNYAFFQEVPTYDRIGFPIAEMAEDGSFVITKHPGTGGQVSVGTVTAQLLYEIDTPRYLNPDVTARFDTIHLAAEGQDRVRVTGIRGEPPPPTTKLCLNYFGGYRNGLTFVLTGLDIPEKAKLIEDTFWKLVGGRERFAETAVSLLRYDREDPDSNESAVAHLKITVKDPDAAKVGRAFSNKAIEMGLAHYPGFHMTAPPSEETAYAVYWPTVIPSPLVEQEVHVDGETVAIPPVLPPADAPEVRPPVPALPPAPTGPTTRAPLGRVMGARSGDKGGNANVGVWAREARAYAWLLETLTADRVRALMPEARGLVVERHPLPNLLALNFVIKGLLGEGVSGSTRSDPQAKGLGEYLRAKVVEVPESLLG, from the coding sequence ATGCCATCGAGCGACGTGCTGAGGATCGCCAACTGCAGCGGCTTCTACGGAGATCGGCTCTCGGCCGCGCGGGAGATGGTCGAGGGCGGCCCGATCGACGTGCTCACCGGCGACTATCTCGCTGAGCTGACCATGGCCATTCTCTTCAAGAGCCGGCTCAAGAAGCCCGAGACCGGCTACGCCACGACCTTCCTCGCCCAGATGGAGCAGGTGATGGGGGCCTGCCTGGACCGGCGCATCCGGGTCGTGGCGAATGCGGGCGGGCTCAACCCCGCGGGCCTGGCCCAGGCCCTCGGGGGCGTCGCGGCCAAGCTCGGGCTCACGCCGCGCATCGCCCACGTGACGGGCGACGACGTGCTCGGCCGCCTCGGGGCCTGGCAGCAGGCGGGGCATCCGCTGGCCCATCTCGACCGCGGCCGGCCGCTCAAGGATCTGAAGGCGTCCGTCGTCACCGCCAATGCCTACCTCGGCGGCTGGGGGATCGCCGAGGCGCTCGCGCGCGGGGCCGACATCGTCATCACCGGGCGGGTGACGGACGCCGCGCTGGCGCTGGGGCCGGCGGCATGGCGCTTCGGGTGGAAGCGCGATGACTGGGACCGACTCGCGTCGGCCATCGTGGCGGGGCACATCATCGAGTGCGGCGCCCAGTGCTGCGGGGGCAACTACGCCTTCTTCCAGGAGGTTCCCACCTACGACCGCATCGGCTTCCCCATCGCCGAGATGGCCGAGGACGGCTCCTTCGTCATCACCAAACACCCGGGCACCGGCGGGCAGGTCTCCGTGGGGACCGTCACCGCGCAGCTCCTGTACGAGATCGACACGCCGCGCTACCTGAACCCCGACGTCACCGCGCGCTTCGACACGATCCACCTCGCCGCGGAGGGGCAGGACCGGGTGCGCGTGACGGGCATCCGGGGCGAGCCGCCGCCGCCCACGACCAAGCTCTGTCTCAACTACTTCGGCGGCTACCGCAACGGCCTCACCTTCGTCCTCACCGGGCTCGACATTCCAGAGAAGGCCAAGCTCATCGAGGACACCTTCTGGAAGCTGGTGGGCGGCCGGGAGCGCTTCGCGGAGACCGCCGTGTCGCTGCTCCGCTACGACCGCGAGGATCCGGACAGCAACGAGTCCGCCGTGGCGCACCTCAAGATCACGGTGAAGGACCCGGATGCGGCGAAGGTGGGGCGCGCCTTCAGCAACAAGGCCATCGAGATGGGGCTGGCCCACTACCCGGGCTTCCACATGACGGCGCCGCCCAGCGAGGAGACGGCCTATGCCGTGTACTGGCCCACGGTGATCCCATCCCCGCTCGTGGAGCAGGAGGTGCACGTGGACGGCGAGACGGTGGCGATCCCGCCGGTCCTGCCGCCGGCCGATGCGCCGGAGGTGCGCCCGCCCGTCCCCGCGCTGCCGCCCGCGCCCACGGGCCCCACCACGCGCGCGCCGCTGGGCCGCGTGATGGGCGCCCGCTCGGGCGACAAGGGGGGCAACGCCAACGTCGGCGTGTGGGCGCGGGAGGCACGGGCCTATGCATGGCTGCTCGAGACGCTCACGGCGGACCGGGTCCGGGCGCTGATGCCCGAGGCGCGCGGCCTCGTCGTCGAGCGCCATCCGCTGCCCAATCTCCTCGCCCTCAACTTCGTCATCAAGGGGTTGCTCGGCGAAGGGGTGTCGGGGTCCACGCGGAGCGATCCCCAGGCCAAGGGGCTCGGGGAGTACCTGCGCGCCAAGGTCGTGGAGGTGCCCGAGTCGCTGCTCGGATGA
- a CDS encoding polysaccharide deacetylase family protein → MPRQILTAPQGVATLPDVPNWAWHEYGMRVGLWRMLEALGRRKLRATTAINASVCRSYPAVAQAMRDAGWEFMGHGVRQGAMHLLPDQRAAIGEAVAILREFTGKPPKGWLGPGLTETWETLDLLAEAGIEYVSDWVDDDQPYEIRTRSGPLVSVPYTLELNDIPMMVIQHHPSAEWVRRVKDQFDRLHAEGAKNPRVMALAVHPYISGVPHRIKHFEAAYDYMRKQKGVWFTTGEEICEWYKSHPW, encoded by the coding sequence ATGCCGCGCCAGATCCTGACCGCCCCGCAGGGGGTGGCCACGCTCCCCGATGTGCCCAACTGGGCGTGGCACGAGTACGGAATGCGCGTGGGCCTCTGGCGCATGCTCGAGGCGCTGGGCCGGCGCAAGCTGCGCGCGACGACGGCCATCAACGCCAGTGTGTGCCGCTCGTATCCAGCAGTGGCACAGGCCATGCGGGACGCCGGGTGGGAGTTCATGGGCCACGGCGTCAGGCAGGGTGCCATGCATCTCCTGCCGGATCAGCGGGCGGCCATCGGGGAGGCCGTCGCGATCCTCCGCGAGTTCACGGGCAAGCCGCCCAAGGGATGGCTCGGCCCCGGCCTCACCGAGACCTGGGAGACGCTCGATCTCCTCGCCGAGGCGGGCATCGAGTACGTGTCGGACTGGGTCGACGACGACCAGCCGTACGAGATCCGCACGCGCTCGGGGCCGCTGGTGTCGGTGCCCTACACCCTCGAGCTCAACGACATCCCGATGATGGTCATCCAGCATCACCCCTCGGCCGAGTGGGTGCGGCGGGTCAAGGACCAGTTCGACCGGCTCCACGCCGAAGGGGCGAAGAACCCGCGCGTGATGGCGCTGGCCGTGCACCCGTACATCTCGGGCGTCCCGCACCGCATCAAGCACTTCGAGGCCGCCTACGACTACATGCGCAAGCAGAAGGGCGTCTGGTTCACCACGGGCGAGGAGATCTGCGAGTGGTACAAGTCCCACCCCTGGTGA
- a CDS encoding xanthine dehydrogenase family protein molybdopterin-binding subunit codes for MTESLDPHGFVGRPLRRVEDRPLLLGAGLYTDDIRLPGALHVALVRSPHAHARIARLGVGAARGAPGVVAVITGTEVTHLGHLRPNRLSPSMKIPPHTVLAQGVARGVGEPVAAVVAETAYAARDAAERVEVEYEPLAAMADAAAALAPGAPALFEALGDNVLLSHRWRAGDAEAALAAAAHRVRVAVRQPRLSAMAMEPRGILAWHDRASGELRLWASTQAPFRVRADIAACTGFPESRIRVVAPQVGGGFGVKGSPYAEDVLVAWLALTLERPVKWVATRSEDFVSTQQGRGGAIDAELALSGDGKITALRARVSFAVGTRLTMSAGVPAWNCGRTMPGAYVVPAVDIETVAALTTTPPTGAYRGAGRPEGVFVVERLMDKAARALGMDPAEIRRLNFVPRAAFPYRTATGNTYDSGDYAAALACCLEAAGYEALRAEQREARARGEVTGIGVISYVEPSALGWESGSVRVERSGAVTVVTGSSAHGQGHETTWAQIVADALGVTPEEVVVRHGDTAGAPQGFGTFGSRSTALGGSAALEAATQVRAQGRRLAAALLEAGPADLVLVDGGFRVAGVPDRRVSWRQVAEAAYGPAALRAGHGPGLEATVFFEGKGELWSFGSCVAVVRIDGDTGEVSLARCIWADDAGVIVNPLLAEGQLHGAYAQGAGQALLEALVFDEEGQLLTGSLMDYAVPRLGDFPEPVLAATVTPSPFNPLGAKGLGEAGCIALPPAIVNAVLDALSPFGVEDLDMPLTREKVWRALHPGLT; via the coding sequence GTGACCGAGTCTCTGGACCCCCACGGCTTCGTCGGCCGGCCCCTCAGGCGGGTGGAGGATCGCCCCCTGCTGCTGGGGGCCGGCCTCTACACCGACGACATCCGGCTGCCGGGCGCGCTCCACGTCGCCCTCGTGCGCAGCCCCCACGCCCACGCCCGCATCGCGCGACTCGGCGTTGGGGCGGCGCGCGGGGCGCCGGGGGTCGTGGCGGTGATCACCGGAACCGAGGTGACCCATCTCGGGCACCTGCGCCCCAACCGCCTCTCCCCGTCGATGAAGATTCCCCCGCACACGGTGCTGGCGCAGGGGGTGGCGCGCGGCGTGGGGGAGCCCGTGGCGGCGGTGGTGGCGGAGACGGCCTACGCGGCGCGGGATGCCGCCGAGCGCGTGGAAGTGGAGTACGAGCCGCTGGCTGCGATGGCCGATGCGGCGGCCGCCCTGGCGCCTGGCGCGCCGGCCCTCTTCGAGGCGCTCGGCGACAACGTGCTCCTCTCGCACCGCTGGCGGGCCGGCGATGCCGAGGCCGCATTGGCCGCGGCTGCCCATCGCGTTCGCGTCGCGGTGAGGCAGCCGCGGCTCTCGGCCATGGCCATGGAGCCTCGCGGCATCCTGGCCTGGCACGACCGGGCCAGCGGTGAGCTGCGTCTCTGGGCCTCGACGCAGGCGCCCTTCCGCGTCCGCGCCGACATCGCGGCGTGCACGGGCTTCCCCGAGTCGAGGATCCGCGTCGTCGCGCCGCAGGTGGGCGGCGGCTTCGGCGTCAAGGGCAGTCCCTATGCCGAGGATGTGCTCGTCGCCTGGCTGGCGCTCACGCTCGAGCGGCCGGTGAAGTGGGTGGCCACGCGGAGCGAGGACTTCGTGAGCACCCAGCAGGGCCGCGGCGGTGCCATCGATGCCGAGCTGGCGCTGTCGGGCGACGGGAAGATCACGGCGCTGCGGGCGCGCGTCAGCTTCGCCGTGGGGACCCGGCTCACCATGAGCGCCGGGGTGCCGGCCTGGAACTGCGGCCGGACGATGCCGGGCGCCTACGTGGTGCCGGCCGTGGACATCGAGACGGTGGCGGCGCTCACCACGACCCCGCCCACAGGCGCCTACCGGGGTGCCGGGAGACCGGAAGGCGTCTTCGTCGTCGAGCGGCTCATGGACAAGGCCGCCCGCGCGCTCGGGATGGACCCCGCCGAGATCCGGCGGCTGAACTTCGTGCCGCGCGCCGCCTTCCCGTACCGCACCGCCACCGGGAACACCTATGACTCGGGGGACTACGCCGCCGCGCTGGCCTGCTGTCTGGAGGCCGCGGGCTACGAGGCGCTCCGCGCCGAGCAGCGCGAGGCGCGCGCGCGAGGCGAGGTCACGGGGATCGGCGTGATCTCCTACGTGGAGCCCTCCGCGCTCGGCTGGGAGAGCGGCAGCGTGCGCGTCGAGCGCAGCGGCGCCGTGACGGTGGTGACGGGATCGAGCGCCCATGGCCAGGGCCACGAGACCACGTGGGCCCAGATCGTCGCCGACGCGCTGGGCGTCACGCCGGAGGAGGTCGTCGTCCGTCACGGCGACACGGCCGGTGCGCCCCAGGGCTTCGGCACCTTCGGCAGCCGTTCCACCGCGCTGGGCGGCAGCGCCGCGCTCGAGGCCGCCACGCAGGTGCGAGCGCAGGGGCGGCGCCTCGCGGCGGCGCTGCTCGAGGCGGGTCCCGCCGATCTCGTCCTGGTGGACGGGGGCTTCCGGGTGGCCGGCGTCCCGGACCGGCGCGTCTCCTGGCGGCAAGTCGCCGAGGCCGCCTACGGACCGGCGGCGCTCCGGGCGGGCCACGGGCCGGGGCTCGAAGCCACCGTCTTCTTCGAAGGCAAGGGCGAGCTGTGGAGCTTCGGCTCCTGCGTGGCCGTGGTCCGGATCGACGGGGACACGGGCGAGGTCTCACTCGCCCGCTGCATCTGGGCGGACGACGCCGGCGTGATCGTGAACCCGCTGCTGGCCGAGGGCCAGCTTCACGGGGCCTATGCCCAGGGCGCGGGCCAGGCGCTGCTGGAGGCGCTGGTCTTCGACGAGGAAGGGCAGCTGCTCACCGGCAGCCTGATGGACTACGCCGTGCCACGCCTCGGCGACTTCCCCGAGCCCGTGCTCGCGGCCACCGTCACCCCCTCGCCCTTCAACCCCCTGGGCGCCAAGGGTCTCGGCGAGGCCGGCTGCATCGCCCTTCCCCCGGCCATCGTCAACGCGGTGCTGGACGCGCTCTCGCCCTTCGGCGTCGAGGACCTCGACATGCCCCTCACCCGGGAGAAGGTCTGGCGCGCCCTCCACCCCGGGCTCACCTAG
- a CDS encoding TRC40/GET3/ArsA family transport-energizing ATPase, producing MALKTVFESQPDRRYIMFGGKGGLGKTTLSATSAFWLASQGKRVLLFSVDPQASLSDIFQRDIFGKGPVKIMDNLWAQEVDADRRIREYQEEIRKKILDMYGFEKVPEEIDNYIAAASAEPAMEESAIFDAVVDIIVQGDYDYYIYDLVPLGHALYYLSMAKVYDEWINKITKLREEMQQYDQVAATMRREETVQEDQILKELNYIKDRINASSRILTDSTRTAFFFVVVPEEMIILDTQKAAALFAKFDVPISGYVVNRVLPPELRSPGTPAYLQNRIAMQDRYLGAIKQAFGDRVLAYVPEMERDVTGLGMIERLAHRLFADGEGGRS from the coding sequence ATGGCCCTCAAGACCGTCTTCGAGAGTCAACCGGACCGGCGGTACATCATGTTCGGCGGCAAGGGCGGGCTCGGCAAGACCACGCTCTCGGCCACCAGCGCCTTCTGGCTGGCCAGCCAGGGCAAGCGCGTGCTCCTCTTCTCGGTGGATCCCCAGGCCAGCCTCTCCGACATCTTCCAGCGGGACATCTTCGGCAAGGGCCCCGTGAAGATCATGGACAACCTCTGGGCCCAGGAGGTGGATGCGGACCGCAGGATCCGCGAGTACCAGGAGGAGATCCGCAAGAAGATCCTGGACATGTACGGCTTCGAGAAGGTGCCGGAAGAGATCGACAACTACATCGCCGCGGCCTCGGCCGAGCCGGCCATGGAGGAGAGCGCGATCTTCGACGCCGTGGTCGACATCATCGTCCAGGGCGACTACGACTACTACATCTACGACCTGGTCCCGCTGGGGCACGCGCTCTACTACCTCAGCATGGCCAAGGTCTACGACGAGTGGATCAACAAGATCACCAAGCTCCGGGAGGAGATGCAGCAGTACGATCAGGTCGCCGCCACCATGCGGCGGGAGGAGACGGTGCAGGAGGACCAGATCCTCAAGGAACTGAACTACATCAAGGACCGGATCAACGCCTCCTCGCGGATCCTCACCGACAGCACCCGCACCGCTTTCTTCTTCGTGGTGGTGCCCGAGGAGATGATCATCCTCGACACCCAGAAGGCGGCTGCGCTCTTCGCCAAGTTCGACGTGCCCATCTCCGGCTACGTGGTCAACCGGGTGCTGCCGCCAGAGCTGCGCAGCCCCGGCACCCCGGCCTACCTCCAGAACCGAATTGCGATGCAGGACCGGTACCTGGGCGCCATCAAGCAGGCGTTCGGCGATCGGGTCCTGGCCTACGTGCCCGAGATGGAGCGCGACGTGACCGGCCTCGGGATGATCGAGCGGCTGGCCCATCGGCTGTTCGCCGACGGCGAGGGAGGGCGCTCATGA
- a CDS encoding ArsA family ATPase, translating to MSATLEISTSMRRYLQEHPDLRFVFFGGKGGVGKTVMAGATALWLSGQGRRTLLASTNPVHSLSGLLGQDVSGGHTEVSGAPNFWAYEIDTRETIERSKRDIREKIQWFLKFADIKTQADDFVESATMNPAFEESAMFENMVDLMLKREYDVYVFDTAPTANARRLLGMSKVYALWVEKMLKSREEARTLREMLSFTKKKEEDPLLAYLLQFRTRMGQARQLLTDTARTAFFFVTLPEALPIAVITRFIGWFHDFGIPVGGVIVNMVLDRQAMGSQVPEFVLNRMQMQDEHLGTIREKFDGSVRAVVPLFDQEVRGVPMLSRTGEALFR from the coding sequence ATGAGCGCGACGCTCGAGATCTCCACCTCCATGCGGCGGTATCTCCAGGAGCACCCCGATCTCCGGTTCGTCTTCTTCGGCGGCAAGGGCGGCGTCGGGAAGACCGTGATGGCGGGCGCCACGGCGTTGTGGCTCAGCGGCCAGGGGCGGCGCACGCTTCTGGCCTCGACCAACCCCGTGCACAGCCTGTCGGGATTGCTGGGGCAGGATGTGTCCGGCGGGCACACGGAGGTCAGCGGCGCCCCCAACTTCTGGGCCTACGAGATCGACACGCGCGAGACCATCGAGCGTTCGAAGCGGGACATCCGCGAGAAGATCCAGTGGTTCCTCAAGTTCGCCGACATCAAGACCCAGGCCGACGACTTCGTCGAGTCGGCCACCATGAACCCCGCCTTCGAGGAGTCGGCCATGTTCGAGAACATGGTCGACCTCATGCTGAAGCGGGAGTACGACGTCTACGTGTTCGACACGGCGCCGACCGCCAACGCCCGGCGGCTCCTCGGGATGTCCAAGGTGTACGCGCTGTGGGTGGAGAAGATGCTCAAGTCCCGCGAGGAGGCGCGCACGCTCCGCGAGATGCTCTCCTTCACCAAGAAGAAGGAGGAGGACCCGCTGCTCGCGTACCTGCTGCAGTTCAGGACGCGGATGGGCCAGGCCCGCCAGCTGCTGACCGACACCGCCCGCACGGCGTTCTTCTTCGTCACGCTCCCCGAGGCCCTGCCCATCGCGGTGATCACCCGCTTCATCGGCTGGTTCCACGACTTCGGCATCCCGGTCGGCGGCGTGATCGTGAACATGGTCCTCGACCGCCAGGCCATGGGGAGCCAGGTGCCCGAGTTCGTCCTCAATCGCATGCAGATGCAGGACGAGCACCTCGGGACGATCCGCGAGAAGTTCGACGGCAGCGTGCGGGCGGTGGTGCCGCTCTTCGACCAGGAGGTCCGGGGCGTGCCGATGCTCAGCCGGACCGGGGAGGCGCTCTTCCGCTGA
- a CDS encoding DUF1059 domain-containing protein: MAKILRCNDLMPGCNFVAEGKDVAEVMAKGAEHAKKDHGMASIPPEMIPKVQAAIRDK, translated from the coding sequence ATGGCGAAGATCCTCCGATGCAACGATCTGATGCCCGGGTGCAACTTCGTCGCGGAAGGCAAGGATGTCGCCGAGGTGATGGCCAAGGGAGCGGAGCACGCGAAGAAGGATCACGGGATGGCGAGCATCCCGCCGGAGATGATCCCGAAGGTGCAGGCGGCGATCCGCGACAAGTAG
- a CDS encoding cation:proton antiporter: protein MITDPAVFRDLAFVFAAAVVGGALAWWARQPLILGYIFGGILVSPFTPGPSVTDVHTFDLFAEIGVVLLMFSVGIEFSLKDLLRVRWVTLLGGPVGLALCVGLGVGAGALLGWTALQGAVAGIVISVASTMVLVRLLLDRGELHSRHGRIMMGTLLIEDLAVVVLIVLIPALGALEPDRLVAIAAALGKAALVLLPFTLRFLVIELDPDIVKGLRARGVPCLFGDAANRRTLERAGAARATLVVVALPEVDRATLLVRYLRAMNPAVPVLVRAHHPSGMEALARAGATEVIQPELEAAATLIRHALRRLALPQDRVLAYLERFRSAMEMGEGARRDAMDLLPHVEDLAVGQGALADQSLREGRVRERLGVTVVAVTRADGEVLLNPDPETILRAGDLVRVFGLPEQIAAFRAETDGSAPQSPPPQRRGAVPGPRAPTDVPGA from the coding sequence ATGATCACCGATCCCGCCGTCTTCCGGGACCTGGCCTTCGTCTTCGCCGCGGCGGTGGTGGGAGGCGCGCTCGCCTGGTGGGCGCGCCAGCCACTCATCCTGGGCTACATCTTCGGCGGCATCCTGGTGAGCCCCTTCACCCCGGGGCCGTCGGTGACCGACGTGCACACCTTCGATCTCTTCGCCGAGATCGGCGTCGTGCTCCTCATGTTCTCCGTCGGCATCGAGTTCTCCCTCAAGGACCTGCTGCGTGTTCGATGGGTGACGCTCCTCGGCGGGCCCGTGGGCCTGGCCCTCTGCGTGGGGCTCGGCGTCGGCGCCGGCGCCCTCCTGGGCTGGACCGCGCTCCAGGGCGCGGTGGCCGGCATCGTCATCTCCGTCGCCAGCACCATGGTGCTGGTGCGGCTGCTCCTGGACCGGGGCGAGCTGCACTCGCGCCACGGACGGATCATGATGGGGACCCTCCTCATCGAGGACCTGGCCGTCGTCGTCCTGATCGTCCTGATCCCGGCTCTGGGAGCGCTGGAGCCGGACCGGCTGGTGGCCATCGCGGCCGCGCTCGGGAAGGCGGCGCTGGTGCTCCTGCCGTTCACCCTCCGCTTCCTCGTCATCGAGCTCGACCCGGACATCGTCAAGGGGCTCCGGGCCCGGGGGGTGCCATGCCTGTTCGGGGATGCCGCCAACCGGCGCACCCTCGAGCGCGCCGGTGCCGCGCGAGCCACTCTGGTGGTGGTGGCGCTGCCCGAGGTCGACCGCGCCACCCTCCTGGTCCGTTACCTGCGCGCCATGAATCCGGCGGTACCCGTCCTGGTCCGGGCCCATCACCCGTCAGGCATGGAGGCGCTGGCCCGCGCCGGCGCCACGGAGGTCATCCAGCCCGAACTGGAGGCGGCCGCGACCCTCATCCGGCACGCCCTGCGCCGGTTGGCCCTGCCCCAGGACCGGGTGCTCGCCTACCTCGAGCGCTTCCGCAGCGCCATGGAGATGGGCGAAGGAGCGCGCCGGGACGCGATGGACCTCCTGCCCCACGTGGAGGACCTGGCGGTGGGGCAGGGGGCGCTGGCGGATCAGTCGCTGCGCGAGGGGCGGGTCCGGGAGCGGCTTGGCGTCACGGTGGTGGCCGTGACCCGGGCCGACGGGGAGGTCCTCCTCAACCCCGACCCGGAGACCATCCTTCGCGCTGGCGACCTGGTGCGCGTCTTCGGGCTGCCCGAACAGATCGCCGCGTTCCGCGCCGAGACGGACGGCAGCGCCCCCCAGAGCCCGCCGCCGCAGCGACGCGGGGCTGTTCCGGGGCCACGGGCCCCCACGGACGTCCCGGGGGCGTGA
- the xth gene encoding exodeoxyribonuclease III — protein sequence MKLVCWNVNGIRAVWKKGFRDFLEAEQPDMLCVQETKIQPDQLTDELRTPAGYRSYWNAAARKGYSGTVTYTRDEPVRVSTEFGSPVLDAEGRIVHTEHPDFHLFNVYFPNSAMGPERLRHKLTFYDDFLRLCESLRRRGRGIVICGDVNTAHEAIDLARPKENAATPGFLPVERAWVSRLVASGYVDAFRLFTSEPGHYTWWDLKSGARARNVGWRIDYFFVSEELRERVRAATLLPHVQGSDHCPITLTLE from the coding sequence ATGAAGCTCGTCTGCTGGAACGTCAACGGCATCCGCGCCGTCTGGAAGAAGGGCTTCCGGGACTTCCTCGAAGCCGAGCAGCCGGACATGCTCTGCGTGCAGGAGACCAAGATCCAGCCTGACCAGCTCACGGACGAGCTCCGGACTCCGGCCGGCTACCGCTCCTACTGGAACGCGGCGGCGAGGAAGGGGTACAGCGGCACGGTCACCTACACCCGGGACGAACCCGTCCGGGTGTCCACGGAGTTCGGCTCCCCCGTGCTGGATGCCGAGGGGCGCATCGTCCACACCGAGCACCCCGACTTCCATCTCTTCAACGTCTACTTCCCCAACAGCGCCATGGGACCCGAGCGCCTCCGGCACAAGCTCACCTTCTACGACGACTTCCTTCGGCTCTGCGAGTCGCTCCGCCGGCGCGGGAGGGGGATCGTCATCTGCGGAGACGTCAACACGGCGCACGAGGCCATCGACCTCGCCCGGCCGAAGGAGAACGCGGCCACGCCGGGCTTCCTGCCCGTGGAGCGCGCCTGGGTGAGCCGCCTCGTTGCCTCCGGCTACGTGGACGCCTTCCGGCTCTTCACCAGCGAGCCCGGGCACTACACCTGGTGGGACCTCAAGAGCGGGGCGCGGGCGCGCAACGTCGGCTGGCGCATCGACTACTTCTTCGTCTCCGAGGAGCTGCGCGAACGCGTCCGCGCCGCGACGCTCCTCCCCCACGTCCAGGGCTCGGACCACTGCCCGATCACGCTCACCCTCGAGTGA